The DNA region ggtatatatatatatatatatatatatatatatatatagggggggggaagagcaagagaaagacggAAGGGATCACGCAGgacgggagagagagagagcgcgacgAAATGGACGACGAACCCTTCATGGCGCTATGCGAATGGATACGCAAGCACATGTCAAGTACGCCACGCACGCCACGCAAGTGCCACGACATGAACACCAAAAGCCGAGAGAAACCTCTTGTGCTTAGTTCTTGGCGAACTTCTTGCCCATCTTGTCGGCAGAGCTCTTCGACACCACCTCCAAGACGTTGTAGCGGATCGTCTTGCTCAGCGGGCGGCACTGACCAATGACGACCTCATCACCTTGCTTCGGGTCGAAGGCGGGGCTGCAGTGCACGGCCAGGGACTTGTGGCGCTTCTGGTAACGCTGGTACTTCTTGATGAAGTGCAGGTAGTTGCGGCGGATGATGATGGTGCGGTGCATCTTGGTGGAGTGCACAACGCCGCGCAGGATGCGGCCGCGGATCACCACGTTGCTCGTGAAGGGGCACTTGCGATCGATGTACTTGCCGTTCAGCGCCTTCGCCGGGGTCTTGAAGCCCAGACCGATCTTCTTGGAATAGCGGATGTGGCCGGACTTGTTGACGTGCTTGCGGCTCGGGCGGTGCATGTTCTCATTCACCGCCGTCTGGCGCTGGTACGCCTTCTCGTGCTGAATGGTGGCATCCACCGCATGCGCGTGGTAGTACTGGGGCGCAACGGGCATGATGTCCTTTAGATGAAGAAGCGAGGGGTTGCTCAGAACGTCctgagagcgagagagcgtgtgcgcatgtgtttgCACGCGTTCGTGGAGTCGATGGAGACCGAAGACGGAGAGCgggaagggggaaagagGCCGTAGAGTGGTACCTCGACCGAGACATTGGGGCGCGAGGAAGACAGCATTTGttggagaaagagagagggggaggggggggggggggcgcacgAAACGGAGGACCGACCATGCGGCACTGAGTTCGCCCAGCACGCACTGCTGTCCTCAGAAAGACGCGCCTGCACGTCAGGCCTTCCCGCAAGCGCCCTCCACCACTGCCCTCCTCGGACGCACACGACATACGCCAGTGTCCCGCAGACCGCAAGCGCACTCAGGAGCGTTGGAGTGAGGGCAtcttccccttcttcgcAGGCACTTCACACGGCACAGGGGTGCCTCACTCGCCCGCCacctcgtgtgtgtgtgtgtgtgccttctTGCACGCCAATCGCCGTCAAATGCAGCGACATAGTGAGCATGCGCCCGTCAGTAAGGTCGACGGTGTGAGAAGTTATGAAGGAAACGGCAAgcaagaggggggaggcagagaCTGCCACTCACCATCGCTATCCGCACAGCATCAccagaggaggcggaggaaggCTGTTGCTCACGCCTCGTCGTAACGCGCTACGCTTCAGGGAGACCGATAAAGCAAGCGCGAGGGCTGAGCcggaaggaggagaaggacgcGCGGTGATGCATCACGGCCTTTGCGACCGTGCCGCGGGAGGCGTCAGAGAGTTGCTGCGaaacatgcacacatacaccagCACAACGCAACAATGGAAAGTGACCATCATCCACCGCACCGTGCGATCGCCGGTAAAAATACGAGGACCAGCAAGCAGGGCATACGCACATCCACAGGGAGTGGTTACGCGAGCCGGGAAAAcgaaaggaagagaaagaggaggagggcggaaaCTATCCATAGAGCAAGTGCAGCGCCTTTACGGGAcaacgaacacacacacagacacatgcacatacacccacccacccacacacacacacacacacaccgatcGTCACGCAGTTTACTCTAACACATCGGCACTATAAACGATGCTCTACATCTATCGAAGCCGCCTAGCCAGAGTGCGATCCCCTGCTGATGCCGAggccaccctccccctctcctcgtACCTTCTCACCCTTTTCTCTTCTGCCCCTTCGGGGCATACTACAAGTGCACCGTGTCGTCTGTCGTCTCGGCCCCGCCCTGCagcggagacggcggtgccAACATCTGACCTCGGCTCATCTGCGCTTGCTGCTGACGATCACCACTGTGcacgggcggcggtggcggcatggTGGCGAGGTGGGCAGCTACAAGCGTCGTCGACGCTTCCGAACCACTCATGCCGCGAACACGAAGACCGCCGGCCACACCACTAGCACCACCTACAACACTATAGGAGGCCTGGCCACCGCGCTCATCGTCCTCATCGTCATTAACCTCGTGCAAGTCGTACCGTCCGGAGTTGGAGGACTCTATAACGGCGCCGGGGTCGCCCATCATCGCAGCCGTGGGTCGTACACGATCACCGAGGGCACCTTCACCCACtccctgctgccgcacctctGGTATTTCCACCTGGTCATACTCTTCGTTCAAGATCGGCGTTAGTGGGCGGCTGACGCTCGGGCCAAAGTGCGGCAGCTCCTGCTCGAGGTGCACTTGCTGTTGAGGAGGCGCCGAGGTGAACTGAGGCGGCGTCTGTGGCGCGCTCAGCTTCAGTTCCTCCTCGGAgtgcgagcgccgccgcagcgatgACGAGATGGCATTTAAGCGGTGGCCGAGTCTCTTGCGAGTGGAGTGGTGATggccgtggcggtgatgTTGTAGCGGGTCTGCCTCACCCGCCTTGGCTAACTCGTTGCCGCTCACAGGgagcgcggctgctgcatctGCGCTGGGGCTGACGGTTCTGGCGCGGTTGTCGGCGTAGATTATCTGTGGCTGCGTGCCGCCGGCCCACCCCTCTgactgcgcggcggtggtggcgtcCGGGTTGCCCAGCCCGTAGTACTGCTCCATCGCCTGCCTCCACTCttcctgctgccgcttcgcctcgcgcagcatgAGGTCGAGCGGGTTCTTCTTCGACAAGTTCCACACCGCAAACGCCCCGTTGATCActgtggcggcgatggaTATGATGTACGACACGACGAGCTCTGTGTACGGTTGTACCGAGTTGTAAAAGTGGCCGCTGACGGACTtgctggcggcgcagtggTTGATGTAGTCGGTCATGATTCGGTTTTCCTCTGTAATACCGAGAGTCACGACAAAACTAAGCACCATCAGCAGGATCTCCCAGGTCGTAAGCATGTCCTTGCGGAAGACCACGAAGTGATAACGGActtcgtgtgtgtttgtcTCGAACCACAGTCGGTTCGTCGTACTCACGACCACgtgcacggcggcgagggcaATCAGGTAGCGGATGTTCAGCACGGCACGGCTCACAAAGTAGCCGACGTTGTCTTTACTCAGCGAGTACTGCACATTGTTGAAGAAGGCGTGGCGCCGCGTCACGTTGTACACGCAGCCATCCACAATGTACGGCGCCTTGAGCGAGAGTACCGAGTTGGTGAAGAAGCTGTTCGACATGGAGTTCGATGCGCCCGCGATGGTGCGGATGACGACGGAGAGAAAGCACGCCAGCTGCACAACCACGATGAACGTGTTCGCGCGCGACCACCACTTCTCCGCCGgggtgcgctgcaggtgaAACGCCTGCTGGTCTTTGCTGTAGATGTGCATCTTGACTGAGcacagaaacaaaaaagtGGGCTATTCCAGCTTTTGGCCAGTTTCccaggtgtgtgtgcgtgtacgtgtgtgttttgtgtgtgtgtttgtacgtgtgtacgtgtgtgtacgtgtgtgtgtgtgtgtacgtgtgtgtacgtgtgtgcgtgtatagagagagagagagagagccctGCTTCCCGCTTTTTCCACTGTTGCTGTCGGCAGCaacttctctccctctcccctctcgcgCAGCAACGTCAGACAGAGGTCAGGCGCGAGGGCAGTGAGGAAGGAGACGGAATACAGACGCCGCAACAAATacgctcgcacacacacacacacgccaatAAAAGacaaggggggagggggagggggagggggagacgaATCTaagtgtgcgcgtgtcgtgaagagacacagacacgaCAAGACGAAGCACagcaacaaagaaaaagggaaaCGAGGCGGACCAGACCACGGTTGCGCGTGGTTACGGTTATGTTGTATTGCGTAGAGAAGGAAGCGGCGAGGGAGCGGGGGAGCGGAGGGGCAAAGGTCCCCGCCCGTACACGCagagaggcgctgcggcaagATGGCAGGTGCACACCCACGCTCACAGTCAGGCCCAGAGCGAAACGAGACTGGTAGCGTGCTCTCACTCGTTTCTAGTCGGCACACCTCTTTCAGCCTCGATACTTTTCTCTCGACGCGTAGCACACGTCGGGGCAATAAGGACGGGTATATtgggggagggtggtggtggtgtatcactgtgtgtgtgtaagtgcGCAGGTGGTTTCCGTTCGGACTCGAGGTGACGTACATGTGAGTGCGAACATCAGtgatggggaggaggggggggggcacaacACGAAGGCGTGATGGCCACCGCTCAATGAGCGGATgggacagagagggagagagacaggtTGAACGGCGAGGAGAAGATGCGGTGAatgagagggagaaagaaggaggaggagcgagcaCACGCTGAGCTTCCGGTGGGGAAGCGTAAGGTGGTGTCCCACAcacgtctgtgcgtgtgtgtgtttgcggTACTCAAATAGCCGCGAGCACGTACGCAGCTACACCTCCCTACGCCTGCATCGGTGAAGAGCAGATTGCGGCCGACAGCGAGAgcggaggaaggagggggcggaAGGGGAGTGGGGCCCCGCAGGGTTGAGTTTGAAACCCGTGTTCCCTGCAGGGAGATTgtgcgtgacggtggtggcagtggcggcgggcACGCTTGCCAGGCTGAGATACTCTTCCTTctgtttctttttgttgtttctcCGCCCATTCCCCATCGACGCCCGTCACCCCAATCGACGgtttgtgtgctgctgccgtcgcactAACAGCGACTACAGGCAGCGAAGTCGAAAGCTTGGTGGGGCAGTTCGGTGCGCCGTCTCGTTaagcagagaaggagagggcaACGTGAGCGTTGCCCAGCTCCCTCTTTCTACGAGAGCCGTCGCCTTGTTGCTCTCCAGCAATCTGCAGACACCTACACAAACAcagtgagagagaggtggaCAAGCCCTCACAGGGATGgcgcgctgccctccgcgcgcgcgtgctctctctctttctgtggGTGTGCGTACCACGGAGCGACGGGGGCGCTTAGTGGGGGAGGACGGGGACAGACGGGGAGGCTCTCAAAGCACAACGGCCCACTGCCAGacagaaggaggaggagaagggcacccacacccacaaTGGGAGAACGAGCGCGAAGgcagggagggaaggggatgGGTGCGTCACGCATCGCAGCTgtccgcccccccctcccccatcccccacACACTCGCTGACCCTCTGTCACACTCTTCCCCCACTCCGCTTCCGTGCCCGTGTGTCGCTGGAACGACGCAACCATCTCGATGGAGAGGCACAGGATGACAATGTCAGGCATATGCACAGGctctcacacacgcgcgcaagccTAAGGGCAACCCTCCCTTTCCACCGTAATGCAAGGCTTCGCCCTCGAACCACACGCTTGCGCCCATATCCGtgaagcgcacgcgcacccctagaaacacgcgcgcacgtgcgcatccACACCTGAGCCTAGGTGCGTAGACAAGCCGCTGCGTAGCGAAGACAACAAAGCCGCCGACACGCTCACGCATACAAAGAGATGGGCATGTACACGCTGTGTGCACacaagccgctgccgctgcggagcgGCGATTACACCAGAGAGCGGGAGGAATACGGAGGCgaagagagcagcggcagcgtcactATCGATGGAGATGCGCAAGACACGGCGGCTCACTGTCCTCAATCGACTGCCGTGGGCATCCTTTtcgccctcctctttccGCCTCGTGTCTGTTGATGCTTCTTTTCACGATGATGGGCGTATGTTAGGCAGAAACGTGTATGGGCGCAGAAAATAGAAAGTCGAAGCCGAGGTAGCTAAAGAGACGAGCACGGACGCGACCGCCGGCGTCACCTAATCACGCTCCGACAGCGCGAGTAGGTTAGGCGCAagtgagcgagcgagagagtgaagggcagagaggggggaagagggagcaCACTGGCACATACCAAAAAAGAAACATGAAATCGAACACGTGCGCTTGGCGAGGTCAGAGAgctggggggagggagggagagagaggggaggggggtaaGTGACCCGCTACACTGGATCGCGCGTCGCCCGCTGACCGACTCTGCGAATCGTATCGCAGTCTTCTGTACACTCTTCCCTTCCTTCGTTCCTTCGCTGTCTTTCGAGACACGTGGGCAGTGGAAGCCATCCGCCTCCATCGTGTATATGGTGGTGGGGCGGACGATGCCGAAGCGTGACCACGAGACAAAGAACCCAGGACCACCGTGCGCCTCTCTtcccaccccacacacctCTCCTGTACCAACAGCACACACTAAACTGCCCAGCGAACACCTCCACCGCAACCACATCGGAGTGCGGGCAAGTCCGTGTGCATGAAGCATCGGCTGTGTGGGTAAGTGGATACACCCCTCGCGTCCTTTTCGCTTCTGCTTATCTATTCTTGCCgctctccgcccccccccctctacACGTCCGGCCGCCCACGCGACCCACAGCAGTCCactgcgtgtctgtgtctgtgcgtctgtacacgtgtgtgtggccaAAGCACAACCTTGCTCAATGGCCTCTCgttcctctttctttctcccGCTCGTCTTTAtgtgcctgctgcgcctcgcaACACCTACAAGACACGTATATACAGagccatacacacacacacgcacacgcatggcTGCGGGCATTGTCACaaccctctctcttcctaATTTACTTTTTCTGCGTTACCCCATCCGACCCCGCCCTGCTCACCacgcctcctcgcctctccgccgTGCTCACCACCTCCTAGTCACAAGAGGACGATGAGGAtcggtggtgggtgggtgtggcaGACGAGAATTGGAGGatggggatgggggagggggcggccGGGTGGATGAGGTCTCTTCTTTTGTTCCTTTTAGATCACAAAAACAGGTACTTACAACGCGCGTCAACACCGCAACTCGCGCTTCTCTCCGACATGCGAAGGGGAaaaggtgggggaggggggtgtaAGGGGTGCAGTGTGCCTGCAAAGGAAAAAACGCGAAGGCCACACCCGCCCGCTTGCCGggtcgtcgtcttcctccaACGCCACTGCCCTATCACCCCGCTCACAGCCCGTCGGCACTCGATAGACAAACACCCACAGCAACAAACCATTCGTTGCATGAGCACACACCTCCCACCTATGAGACACGACAGCcgaacgaaaaagaagcgaaGCGCCAAGCACGCGACACAAGCGACACGAATACAGTCAAGAACatacgcaaacacacacacacacacacacacgaggagCTTCCCTCTCAccttgcctccctcctcctcccttcctctgaAGGAACGGAAGAAAGATTCAGAAAGGCTCTCTATGATCATCCGGgagacgtgcgtgcgtgcgcagacACCACAGACACGTATAaacaggcacgcacacacatacacaaagagagagagacagctaCAGGCACACGGGCATACGGGGCAGGGACACATGCGTTATCAGTCACCGCCATATCCACAGGCGTAGCTGTCATCTTGTCAAACGGCTTACTTGTTCATGTACTGGTTCTCGTTCAGCTGGGTGTTGATGTCCGTCAGCTCCTCGACCTTCATCTCGAAGCGCTCCTGCACCTCCTTCATGATGCCGCCATCCGTGTAGGTGCGGTTCTCGCGCTTGATCTCCTTTTCGTCTGTCGTGATGAAGGCGATTGTCAGTCCCTTCGTACCGAAGCGGCCGGCGCGGCCGACTCGGTGAAGGTAGCTGTCAGCCTCGGAGGCCATGTCGTACTGCACAACGAGGTTGATGCGGTCAAAGTCGACTCCGCGGCCGAAGAGGTCGGTGGCAACCATGATGCGGGTGTTGTTCGCCTTGCAGCTCTCGtacacgcgcaggcgctcctcCTGGCTCATGCGGGAATGCACGGCCTGCGACGGGAACTTCATCTGCTGTAGCTGGCGGTTCAGCGCCTCGCAGCGCTCGACCGAGGATGTGAAGATGATCGCCTGGTTGAACTCCACAACGTCGAGGATCTCTGCCAGCCGGCGCGTCTTCTCCGGCTCCGTGACGTTCATGTAGAACTGCGCCAGACCGTGCAGGGTCAGCTTTGCCCGCTGATCCACGTAAATCTCCGTCGCGTCCTTCATGAACTTCTTTGCCACATCGCGCAGCTCATCCGTCATCGTGGCAGAGAACATCATCACCTGCTTCTCCTTCGGCAGCTTCATGAAAATCTCCTGCACGTCACGGCGCATCTTCACGTCTTCTAGGCAGCGGTCGAACTCGTCGACCACAAACCACTTCACGTGCGTCGTGTCAAAGGCCTTGTTCTGGATGAGCGCCTTCATGCGGCCTGGCGTACCGACGATGATCGCTGGCACCTCCTTCTTCAGCTGTTTCACGTTCTCGTCCTCCGGGATGCCGCCGAAGAAGACGCCTGTGGTGGCGTACGGGAGGTACTTGCTGAAGCGCTTGAACTCCTGCTCAATCTGGTAGGCCAGCTCGCGGGCGTGCACCAGCACGACGGCCTGGCAGTACGGCTTCTGTCCCTGCggcaccttctccacctgctccagcagcgcaaAGACGAAGACGGCCGTCTTACCCATACCCGACTTGGCCTGGGCGAGAATGTCAGCGCCGAGCATCGCCTTGGGCAGCGCCTGGTGTTGCACCTCCGACGGGTGCTCGAAGCCGTTCTCGCGGATGGCGTTCGCAAGCTCGCTCTTCAGGCAGAAGTCCTGGAAGCCACcgagggcgacggcgctgtggGTGCCCATTCCGACGCCCATCGGCTGTGCCGCCACGACGGTGGTCCTGACATCATCGCCGTCGAAGTCCGCAAGATCGCTGCTCATTATCGCTCAATGCAGATGGCACAAGTGAGACGgaaggagaaagggggaggggtcgcTGGTGACGGCGTAACGTGTGAAAGTGTGTGTAGTGCTGTTGCTGGTTGCTCTCTTATTCTTCTCGTTCTGGCTACGGTGGCTCTTTTCGTGCGTAGGTAGCGACGTggcaggcggtggcgcgttggcgtgtgcgtgtgtgtgtgtgtgtgtgtgcaccccCACCAAGGGACCGGGGATGAAGGCATACATGCATAcccacagacagacagagagagagagagagaaaggtaCACATCGAGGGCGTAGATGCACGCGTTGAAACTCTGCGAAGGAAATGGGGAGTTGGGGGACATCGTACGCGATGGGCATCCGCGGCCCCACCGTCGCCATGTCCGGCCCTTTCAGCCCTGCTGGGCGCTGGGGCAACTTCAAGCAGCACAGATCGGGGAGAGTACGCGGTCGCATCTCTCCCATCATTGGACAACGACCCTTCTACCTTCCTCCGCTCCCACCTTCCTCGTGGAGCTCACCGGTTGAGGGGCCTCCAAGTGGCGCCATTGTGCATTCGCCTACGGGCTCACGCGAGCGTAGATGGTGGACTCCGCCTTCGCGCTCTTCGCTGGGCATGTATTTTATAGTCTGTGCTACACtacaagagagagaagttCAACCTTCCCACAacatcacgcacacgcccacaccgATCGCACGCACATCGCACATCGTACAcggatacacacacacacacaaacacgaaGACACTCTCACGGCAACGGAGATGAAAAGACAACGGCGAGAGGGAAGATCAGAGGCCGAAAGACGGAGAATGAAGCCGCGCAATGCCGCTGCCCCTGTCTCCCCTCCCATGAAAAGGCCGCCTCCCCGCCCCCTACGCTGCGCTATCACTGCTGCCCGTGTGTGGGTGGATGCCATCGGCATCGTCTCTGGCGTTACAGACGAGGAACCCCGGGAAACACTAAAccgcaaaagaaaaaggcggAAGATGGAGCGAAGAGCAACACGCGAgaaggtgcgtgcgcgtcgacgtggaggggtgggggccacggccacgcccacacgcacacgccacacgtacccccccacacacacacaccacatATAAGAGCTGGATgccgtctctctcgttgTTAAAACCTACTTCCTAGATATAATCCAGTACAAACAGGgaagacggcggcagcggaacGGCCGCAGCGTCGAACACAAGACAAGGAGAGACGAGGAGCTACCGCAGCCGGGAAATTGAGCACacgctcttcctccctcacgCAGCGCGGAGGACGCCAAgcgggggggagggggcagtgCTGGCGGCCACTATCAGCGACAAGACAAGCATCTTCGCTGCGttaggggagggggagaggtaTGCGCTACGAGAGAGGTGGGTCGGGAGGCATGAAGAggggagacgcacacgcaggatGGCATAATGGGCCAACGGCAGcatctctgcccctccccccccacagCATCCTCACTTGGCTCCTTCACGGTAGCCTACCCGACGCTCTGTATCCCTCGCAGCCCTCTTTGGAACCTCCtcctgtcgctgccgctgacgacgGTTACACATGCGCACAAACCTTAATCCTGTGCCTGCCCGCTTCGTCTTCCCCAGTTAGCCTACGCCGTCACCTGCGGTGCCTTGGTcgtcgccacctccgccgccgcagccgcgcgaTCGGCGATCAGCTTCTGCGTGTGGGCCTCAACCTGGTCACGCAGCGGGCCGTTCTCGAACTCGAGACGGCGCAGGAAGGCATCCTTGCCGTAATGTGCCATGTACTCGAAGTCGTTGCCATCCAACGCGGAAATATCCTCCACGAGGTACGCCGGGTCGTTGTAGTAGCCGAGCACGTAGTTGGTCAGGATGATCAGGTTCGGGGCcttgccctcctccacaaaCTTGGGGCCGAGGAAATCGTGGTAGTCGTTGACGCGCGTCATGATCTCGTCGCGCGAGAGGTTCTTGTCGCACGGGGCTAGGAAGCGACG from Leishmania major strain Friedlin complete genome, chromosome 21 includes:
- a CDS encoding putative RNA helicase, translating into MSSDLADFDGDDVRTTVVAAQPMGVGMGTHSAVALGGFQDFCLKSELANAIRENGFEHPSEVQHQALPKAMLGADILAQAKSGMGKTAVFVFALLEQVEKVPQGQKPYCQAVVLVHARELAYQIEQEFKRFSKYLPYATTGVFFGGIPEDENVKQLKKEVPAIIVGTPGRMKALIQNKAFDTTHVKWFVVDEFDRCLEDVKMRRDVQEIFMKLPKEKQVMMFSATMTDELRDVAKKFMKDATEIYVDQRAKLTLHGLAQFYMNVTEPEKTRRLAEILDVVEFNQAIIFTSSVERCEALNRQLQQMKFPSQAVHSRMSQEERLRVYESCKANNTRIMVATDLFGRGVDFDRINLVVQYDMASEADSYLHRVGRAGRFGTKGLTIAFITTDEKEIKRENRTYTDGGIMKEVQERFEMKVEELTDINTQLNENQYMNK
- a CDS encoding putative 40S ribosomal protein S11, encoding MHRPSRKHVNKSGHIRYSKKIGLGFKTPAKALNGKYIDRKCPFTSNVVIRGRILRGVVHSTKMHRTIIIRRNYLHFIKKYQRYQKRHKSLAVHCSPAFDPKQGDEVVIGQCRPLSKTIRYNVLEVVSKSSADKMGKKFAKN